The nucleotide sequence ATCTGGAGGAAGTGTGATGGAGATTATAGGGCTTCTTCGTTCAAGAGGAAGAGGAAACCAAAGAACCGCAAACGGCGATCTCGTAATAAAAAGCCTCAACTTATAATTATTGGCTAACTTTCAAATATGACCCTCATATTATtcgatatttttatatttgacccTTCTACTATAATATACTATTTCTATTCTTATGCTGAGAAACAATTAAGAAAATTCTACATTAAGACACACAATTGAAAGTACTAATTAGTAATTACACACAACCAACTTGAAACACAAGTGATGTCTCTTTATTAGAGCGACTGCAACGGAAGCTCAAGTGTGATCCTTAGCCTTAATTCTTAGGTTACgggtaatataataataataattatctgACTTAATCTAAGGATTGGCCCGTCGAGAAAGATTTTAAGGAGTTGATCTTTGTGTACGTGTCATTGTTTTAGTGGATCAGTGTCGGTTTGTGTTGCGGtggattaaaaaagaaaattcattctCGACCGACGgcgtagaaaaaaaaagagctctCGAGAGAAAGGCGACAGCTCGGTGATTCCTCTCCGTCTGCTTTACGAAGGTAGATCGATGGCTAAAATTGTAGATCTTTCGATTTAGATTAGTTATCTTCTTGATTCCTCTCAATTTGGTTGGGTTATGGGATTTGAATTGATTTCGTTTAACgattgaaattagggtttcaaaacGATTTGGGTATAAATCGATTTGGAGAGAGGGTGCGTTTGTAGATAGCGTTTCGGATCGATTTTGGTTTCAATCGGAAGCGGATCTTCTCATTTTTTCTTACACGAATTGAAGACCCATTTTCGTTTCAAttggttctaatttttttttaagctcGTTCAATCCATATGTTCTCCGCTTCGTTGCTCGTTGCTTTCTTTTCTCTAACTCGTTGATTTTGTTAAGTTCTAATCTTCTCTTAACTTTCTCTAACTCGTTGAAATCGTTTTTTGTTTGATGATGATTATAGTTGTTTAACTATGTTCTTACATTAATTGTTTCAGGTTAACGAAAATGGGACAAGATTACAGCTACAGCCAGCCCTCTTTATCATCAGACTCTCTTGACATAACCTCCCTTCTTGAAGCCGAAGCTCAGATATACGCGGATGAAGCTGACAGTAGCTACTGCAATGTATTGCCGGTTCAGTACCCACCTCAACCAGAGGCTGATGATGGAATCCCGACGACATGCTACTGCGGTGCTCAGCCTGTTCTCGGATGCTCTTACACTCCTAAAGATCCATACAGAAGGTACTTTACGTGCCACAATGCTGATGATGGAGACTGCCACGTTTGGAAATGGTGGGATGTGGCGATCATGAGGAGATGAGGGAGTTTCAGAGACAAGTTAGGGATCTTAAGGTCCAAGGTAATGAGATTGACCAGAAGCTCCTTAACCTTGAGAAGATAGTACATGAGCTATCAAAGGAGAAATCAAGAGTTAAGCTAAGGGTCTGTCTATTAGTTTTAATAGGTTTGGTGTTATTGATTCTGCGTGGTTAGTTTCTGTCCTCTTTTTCATTGTAGTTTCTTGAATTTCGATAAAACATTTGACtgttttatgtaatatttttacaGGAATTGTTGCAAAGGGTTCAAAGGAGAGTGGCGTTCGTCGGGAGTTTCTGTAAAAAGgtaggatttttttaaaaaaaattagtactCTAGTTGTGTTTGAAATGAACTTAGTTGGTTTGTAACTTGCCATCTGCTATGATTTGATTGGCTTTAATTATTTAGTACTTAGTTGGATATGAATTTAGTCGGCCTAGATTTGGTGTTAAATGATATCTTCCCAACTGCTATGATTTGATAGgctttaattagttttaaaggtAGCTTACTTAAGGGTCTGTGTCGGTAGAATAATGGCACAGACCCTCCTCTAACCATGGGTAACACTTCTGGCTATGTAAACCTTCTAACTAGTCAAATTTCCATTGATCTTGATTCACCCGAACCTATTTGGTTCGGTAGCCAAGTTCCCGATGAGTCTGGtgtgaagaagaggaggaagtggTCTCCCAAAGAGGATAAAATCCTTATTTGTGCTTGGCTTAACACCAGTAAGGACCCTGTTCTCAGCAATGAGCAGAAAGCTGATGCTTTCTGAAACCGTATTGTCGACTACTACAATGCAAGCCCTCACCTGGTTGGGACAATACCGAGGAAGCTTCGTCTTTGCAAGCAGAGGTGGGCTCGAATTAACGAGCAAGTATCCAAGTTTGCTGGATGCTATGATGCGGCTCTGAGGGAGCAGAGAAGTGGtcaaaatgatgatgatgtgatgaaatCTGCGTTAGacattttctttaataataACGGCTACAAGTTCACCCTGGATCACTGCTGGAGGGAGCTCAGGCATGACCAGAAATGGTGCGACACTCATATGGCTAAGGACGGTGAAAAGGAGAAGCGCAAACCAGCATTGGAGGTTGATAGAGAAGAAGGGGAAGAGGGAGAACCAGAGGGTAGACCTCCCGGGGTAAAGGCTGCAAAAGCTGgttgtaagaagaagaagagtgttaGAGAGGAGGAGTTGACGAAGCTGCAGGGTGTTttagaaatgaaagaaaaactATCTAGACATAAACTCCTTGATCGTTTACTTACGAAAACCGAGCCACTCCCTGACATGGAGACTAGTCTTAAACTCAAATTAATGTCTGAAATGTTGTGATTTATTAGTCTTTTTTGAGGTATTAATCTTGTTATGTGAACT is from Brassica napus cultivar Da-Ae chromosome A4, Da-Ae, whole genome shotgun sequence and encodes:
- the LOC125608150 gene encoding glutathione S-transferase T3-like, whose amino-acid sequence is MGNTSGYVNLLTSQISIDLDSPEPIWFGSQVPDESGVKKRRKCPHLVGTIPRKLRLCKQRWARINEQVSKFAGCYDAALREQRSGQNDDDVMKSALDIFFNNNGYKFTLDHCWRELRHDQKWCDTHMAKDGEKEKRKPALEVDREEGEEGEPEGRPPGVKAAKAGCKKKKSVREEELTKLQGVLEMKEKLSRHKLLDRLLTKTEPLPDMETSLKLKLMSEML